One window of the Mycobacterium xenopi genome contains the following:
- a CDS encoding glutamine synthetase family protein, with protein sequence MTAPPLAAAAIAQLEAEGVDAVIGTVVNPAGLTHAKTVPIRRTNTFADPGVGASPVWHVFAIDQTGIAFTDAIGVVGDQRIRIDLSALRIIGDGLAWAPGGFFEQDGTPVPACSRGTLRRVEAALAEADVKAVVGHEIEFVLVNPDGSRLPSTLWAQYGLAGVLEHEAFVRDVVAMATAAGVGIEQLHPEYGANQFEISLTPHTPVAAADQLVLTRIIIGRVARRHGLRVSLSPAAFTDGVGSGAHQHFSLATSEGPLFSGGAGVRGMTPAGESAVAGLLRGLPEAQGILCGSIVSGLRTRPGNWAGAYACWGTENREAAVRFVTAGPGNPYGGNVEVKVIDASANPYFATAAILGLALEGIRQQAELPAETTVDPAARSDQERNRAGIVRLTESQAEAIAALDNSQRLRAILGDPAVDVLVAVRRFEYEHYGDLGPQQLTEKFRMAWSV encoded by the coding sequence GTGACCGCGCCACCGCTTGCCGCCGCGGCGATCGCGCAGCTCGAAGCCGAGGGCGTCGACGCCGTCATCGGCACCGTAGTCAACCCCGCCGGGCTCACGCATGCCAAGACCGTGCCGATCCGGCGGACCAACACCTTCGCCGACCCGGGCGTGGGTGCCAGCCCGGTGTGGCATGTGTTCGCCATCGATCAAACCGGCATCGCGTTTACGGACGCCATCGGCGTGGTCGGCGACCAACGTATCCGCATCGATCTGTCCGCGTTGCGCATCATCGGCGACGGGTTGGCTTGGGCACCCGGCGGGTTTTTCGAGCAGGACGGCACGCCGGTGCCGGCGTGCAGCCGCGGAACGCTGCGCAGGGTCGAAGCCGCGCTGGCCGAGGCCGATGTCAAGGCGGTGGTCGGTCACGAAATCGAGTTCGTCCTGGTCAATCCCGACGGCAGCCGGCTGCCGTCCACGCTGTGGGCGCAGTACGGGCTGGCCGGCGTGCTCGAGCACGAAGCATTCGTCCGCGATGTCGTCGCGATGGCCACCGCGGCCGGTGTGGGAATCGAACAGTTACACCCCGAATACGGGGCCAACCAGTTCGAGATTTCGCTGACGCCGCACACCCCGGTCGCCGCCGCTGACCAGCTGGTGCTGACCCGGATCATCATCGGCCGAGTTGCCCGTCGCCATGGGCTGCGGGTGAGCCTGTCGCCGGCGGCGTTCACCGACGGTGTCGGATCTGGTGCGCACCAGCACTTTTCATTGGCCACGTCTGAGGGGCCGTTGTTCTCGGGAGGCGCCGGCGTGCGCGGGATGACACCGGCCGGCGAAAGCGCAGTGGCCGGGCTGCTGCGCGGATTGCCGGAGGCCCAGGGCATCCTGTGCGGCTCGATCGTGTCGGGATTGCGGACACGGCCCGGTAATTGGGCCGGGGCCTACGCATGCTGGGGCACCGAGAACAGAGAAGCTGCGGTGCGATTCGTCACTGCCGGTCCGGGCAACCCGTATGGCGGCAATGTCGAGGTGAAGGTGATTGATGCCTCGGCCAATCCGTATTTCGCCACCGCCGCGATACTTGGGCTGGCACTCGAGGGAATCCGGCAACAAGCCGAGCTGCCAGCCGAAACAACGGTGGACCCGGCAGCACGGTCCGATCAGGAGCGCAACCGCGCAGGTATCGTGCGACTGACCGAGAGCCAAGCTGAAGCTATTGCCGCCCTTGACAACTCGCAACGGCTACGTGCCATTCTCGGCGACCCGGCGGTCGATGTGCTGGTGGCTGTGCGCCGTTTCGAGTATGAGCACTACGGCGACCTCGGCCCGCAACAACTTACCGAGAAGTTCCGCATGGCCTGGAGCGTATGA
- a CDS encoding SRPBCC family protein: MQGSVTVHMAAPADKIWNLIADVRNTGRFSPETFEADWLDGATGPAVGARFRGHVRRNEIGPVYWTTCRVTACEPGREFGFDVLVGDRPVNHWHYRLTPSDGGTDVTESFRLASSPLTSLYYWVFGGWLRQRRNLRDMTKTLNRIKDVVEA; the protein is encoded by the coding sequence ATGCAAGGATCGGTGACCGTTCATATGGCAGCACCCGCGGACAAGATCTGGAACCTCATCGCCGACGTGCGCAACACGGGGCGGTTTTCACCGGAGACATTCGAGGCGGATTGGCTTGACGGCGCCACCGGGCCCGCGGTCGGGGCACGCTTCCGTGGGCACGTGCGGCGCAACGAGATCGGACCGGTCTATTGGACGACGTGCCGGGTGACCGCGTGCGAACCCGGACGCGAGTTCGGCTTCGACGTGCTTGTCGGCGATCGGCCGGTGAACCACTGGCACTACCGCTTGACGCCCAGCGATGGCGGCACCGACGTCACTGAATCATTCCGGCTCGCGTCCTCACCGCTGACCAGCCTTTACTACTGGGTGTTCGGCGGTTGGCTGCGCCAGCGCCGCAACCTCCGGGACATGACCAAAACCCTGAACCGCATCAAGGACGTCGTCGAGGCGTGA
- a CDS encoding nuclear transport factor 2 family protein: protein MTDDTAAAPVLGLWRALARRDWENVKTFVSADCIYVDMPVGPTLAARGPDDIVKRLKVGLEPLAGYDNHDGLLLCSGSDVMYEHSETWRWPSGETAVLPFVSVHRVVDGKVTLWKDYWDFGAIANHAPPSWMEDLSKADTSWVFDATGLI from the coding sequence GTGACCGATGACACGGCTGCCGCCCCGGTCCTGGGGCTGTGGCGGGCGCTGGCCCGCCGGGACTGGGAGAACGTCAAGACGTTTGTGTCGGCGGACTGTATCTACGTCGACATGCCCGTCGGTCCGACATTGGCGGCCCGGGGGCCCGACGACATCGTCAAGCGACTCAAGGTCGGTCTCGAGCCGCTGGCCGGATATGACAACCACGACGGTCTGCTGTTATGCAGCGGCTCGGACGTGATGTACGAACACTCGGAAACCTGGCGGTGGCCCAGCGGCGAAACCGCTGTGTTGCCGTTTGTTTCGGTACACCGCGTGGTCGACGGGAAAGTGACGCTGTGGAAGGACTACTGGGACTTCGGCGCGATCGCCAACCACGCCCCGCCGTCCTGGATGGAAGACCTGTCGAAAGCCGACACGTCGTGGGTGTTCGACGCGACCGGGTTGATCTGA
- a CDS encoding lipoprotein LpqH, producing MRCRAFAMSALVALAAVCGCSQAQIVPRKAARVTVGGRTYTSRAPRCSQLQSFWTIEAAGPRGHVEAVVLLHGDQVIPQWVKISGFDGFTGSFWRGGVGDAVAHLARNNLTITGSADGIDSARPNKVTTTDFTVTVDC from the coding sequence ATGCGGTGCCGCGCCTTTGCCATGTCGGCGTTGGTCGCTCTCGCGGCTGTCTGTGGGTGCTCGCAGGCGCAGATCGTGCCCCGCAAGGCCGCCCGGGTGACAGTGGGCGGCCGCACCTACACCAGCCGCGCGCCGCGGTGCAGCCAGCTGCAGTCGTTTTGGACCATCGAGGCCGCCGGACCCCGGGGCCACGTCGAGGCGGTCGTGTTGCTGCACGGCGACCAGGTCATCCCGCAATGGGTGAAGATCTCGGGGTTCGACGGGTTCACCGGCAGCTTTTGGCGCGGCGGAGTGGGTGACGCCGTCGCCCATCTGGCTCGCAACAACCTCACGATCACCGGCAGTGCCGACGGGATCGACAGCGCCAGGCCCAACAAAGTCACCACCACCGACTTCACCGTCACGGTCGACTGCTAA
- a CDS encoding bacterioferritin-associated ferredoxin gives MYVCLCVGATSQTVSDAVARGASTSKEVAAACGAGADCGRCRHTVRAIIAAARQLDTSGAR, from the coding sequence ATGTACGTGTGCCTGTGTGTGGGAGCGACCAGCCAGACCGTGTCCGACGCCGTAGCTCGAGGCGCATCGACGTCCAAAGAGGTGGCTGCGGCATGCGGTGCGGGCGCCGACTGCGGGCGTTGCCGCCACACCGTGCGTGCCATCATCGCCGCGGCACGACAACTCGACACCAGCGGCGCACGCTAG
- a CDS encoding S1C family serine protease produces MPDECPDPGALDAYSTVVTKVAQIVSPSVASLAVRSRRGEGSGSASVITPDGYLLTSAHVVGSARFAEATFTDGATVTADVAGRDVLSDLAVLKARGPVPAPVVMGRAEDLQVGQLVVAVGNPLGLAGSVTAGIVSGLGRSLPTRAGRVVDEVIQTDAALNPGNSGGVLADGRGRMVGVSTAVAGVGLGLAVPINESTHKIIAALMHTGRVRRAWLGIAGSHIPVPPAVAAKLGTTHGLQLASVVPGSPAADAACGAATSWSASTATTW; encoded by the coding sequence ATGCCCGACGAGTGCCCGGACCCCGGCGCCCTCGACGCCTACTCCACGGTGGTCACGAAGGTCGCCCAAATCGTGTCGCCCAGCGTCGCGAGCCTGGCGGTGCGCTCACGCCGCGGTGAAGGCAGCGGAAGCGCCAGCGTGATCACCCCGGACGGCTACCTGTTGACCAGCGCCCATGTCGTGGGCAGTGCCCGCTTCGCCGAGGCAACATTCACCGACGGTGCCACGGTGACCGCCGATGTCGCCGGTCGCGACGTGCTGTCCGACTTGGCTGTGCTGAAAGCGCGGGGACCTGTTCCCGCCCCGGTGGTCATGGGCCGCGCCGAGGACCTCCAGGTCGGACAGCTGGTGGTGGCGGTGGGCAACCCGCTGGGCCTGGCGGGCAGCGTGACAGCCGGCATCGTCTCCGGGCTGGGGCGCTCGCTGCCCACCCGCGCGGGCCGCGTGGTCGACGAGGTGATCCAGACCGATGCCGCGCTCAACCCCGGCAATAGCGGCGGCGTGCTCGCCGACGGGCGTGGGCGAATGGTCGGGGTGAGCACCGCGGTGGCCGGAGTCGGCCTGGGCCTGGCCGTGCCGATCAACGAGTCGACACACAAGATCATCGCGGCGCTGATGCACACCGGCCGGGTGCGCCGCGCCTGGCTGGGTATCGCCGGTTCACACATCCCGGTACCACCGGCGGTGGCGGCCAAGCTCGGAACGACACACGGCCTGCAGCTGGCCAGCGTGGTCCCCGGCAGCCCGGCCGCCGACGCCGCTTGCGGCGCGGCGACATCGTGGTCAGCGTCGACGGCCACTACGTGGTGA
- a CDS encoding transglycosylase family protein, translating to MKIVRRPLAKAVGTAAFVGAAMALSTGIANADTVNWDAVAQCESGGNWAADTGNGHYGGLQISQATWDANGGVGSPADASRQEQIRVANRILARQGAGAWPKCANSSGASPAVWPSPVHQVLAATTHVVSMFVPHW from the coding sequence ATGAAAATCGTGCGCAGGCCATTGGCCAAAGCCGTCGGCACCGCAGCATTTGTTGGCGCAGCAATGGCGCTATCCACCGGTATCGCAAACGCCGACACGGTTAATTGGGATGCCGTTGCGCAATGCGAGTCCGGCGGTAATTGGGCGGCTGACACCGGCAACGGTCATTACGGTGGTCTGCAGATCAGCCAGGCGACATGGGACGCCAATGGCGGGGTCGGCTCACCGGCGGACGCCAGCCGTCAGGAGCAGATCCGCGTCGCCAATCGAATCCTGGCCAGGCAAGGGGCGGGGGCGTGGCCTAAATGCGCGAACAGTAGCGGCGCATCGCCTGCCGTATGGCCGTCACCGGTGCACCAAGTGCTGGCCGCGACCACTCACGTCGTTTCAATGTTCGTGCCGCACTGGTGA
- the bfr gene encoding bacterioferritin — protein MQGDSDVLRLLNEQLTSELTAINQYFLHSKMQENWGFTKVAERTRAESFDEMRHAEMVTDRILLLDGLPNYQRLGSLRVGQTLREQFESDLALEYDVINRLKPAIILCREKQDTTTANIFEKIVADEEDHIEYLETQLELMDKLGEQLYAAQCVARPPTT, from the coding sequence ATGCAAGGTGATTCCGATGTGTTGCGCCTGCTCAACGAGCAGTTGACCAGTGAGCTCACCGCGATCAATCAGTACTTTTTGCATTCGAAGATGCAAGAAAACTGGGGTTTCACCAAGGTGGCGGAACGCACCCGCGCGGAGTCGTTCGACGAAATGCGCCACGCCGAGATGGTCACCGACCGCATCTTGCTGCTCGACGGCTTGCCCAACTATCAGCGCCTGGGCTCCTTGCGTGTCGGCCAGACCCTGCGCGAACAGTTCGAAAGCGACCTGGCCTTGGAATATGACGTGATCAACCGGCTCAAACCGGCGATCATCCTGTGCCGGGAAAAGCAAGACACCACCACGGCGAACATCTTCGAAAAAATCGTGGCCGACGAGGAAGACCACATCGAATACCTGGAAACGCAGCTGGAACTGATGGACAAGCTGGGCGAGCAGTTGTACGCCGCCCAGTGCGTCGCCCGGCCGCCCACAACGTGA
- a CDS encoding MDR family MFS transporter, translating into MTAPVAAEQDPASSQIGTRRRNFIFLAIVLGMLLAALDQTIVATALPTIVADLGGAGHQSWVVTSYLLASTIITALVGKLGDLFGRKAVFQAAVVFFVAGSVLCGLSQSMIMLVLARALQGLGGGGLAVTATALIGEVIPLRERGRYQGALGAVFGVTTVIGPLLGGYFTDHLTWRWAFWVNVPVSAVVFFVAAAAIPALADRARPVIDYAGIVLVGLGAAGLTLATSWGGTTYPWGSATIIGLFASSASALAVFVWVESRVAEPILPTRLFGSPVFTVCCVLSFVVGFAMLGALTFLPTYMQFVDGVSATTSGLRTLPMVAGMLTTSMGSGVLVGRTGRYKIFPVAGTAVMAVAFAMMSRMSPSTPAWRQSLYLVILGAGIGLSMQVLILIVQNTSRFEDLGVATSGVTFFRTIGSSFGAAIFGSLFTNFLHSRIGPALAASRAPAAAASSPEALHRLPRDTAIPIVAAYAASLTQVFLWAVPVAVVGLLLALLLKEVPLRDIGNRAADIGDGFAMPTTQTPDEMLETAIGRLLRRGAPGMRLRSIAMRPDCRLDVAELWALLQIHRHTRVFGTARLTDIGDQLGVPYEVFEPVFDRLVRTGYAGRDIDRLWLTARGAREVGFVTTLIREWIVDKLTRAASFDGRPDRAQIEAALDRIARRIVTQRVWPDDRRELAGVATEKLPISTPGVPSRHEPNRNIR; encoded by the coding sequence GTGACCGCGCCGGTCGCGGCGGAACAGGACCCGGCCAGCTCGCAGATCGGCACGCGGCGGCGCAATTTCATCTTCCTGGCCATCGTACTGGGAATGCTGCTTGCCGCTTTGGACCAGACCATCGTTGCGACGGCACTGCCCACGATCGTCGCCGACCTGGGCGGTGCCGGCCATCAGTCGTGGGTCGTCACCAGCTATCTGCTGGCCTCGACGATTATCACCGCGCTCGTCGGCAAGCTCGGGGACCTCTTCGGCCGCAAGGCGGTGTTTCAGGCGGCGGTGGTGTTTTTCGTGGCCGGCTCGGTGCTGTGCGGGTTGTCGCAGTCGATGATCATGCTCGTGCTCGCCCGGGCGCTGCAGGGTCTCGGCGGTGGTGGGCTTGCCGTCACCGCGACCGCGCTGATCGGCGAGGTGATCCCGCTGCGCGAGCGCGGCCGCTACCAGGGCGCCTTGGGCGCGGTGTTCGGTGTGACCACGGTGATCGGCCCGCTGCTGGGCGGCTACTTCACCGACCATCTGACCTGGCGGTGGGCGTTCTGGGTCAACGTGCCGGTGTCTGCGGTGGTGTTCTTCGTCGCCGCCGCGGCCATCCCGGCGCTGGCCGACCGCGCCCGGCCGGTGATCGACTACGCCGGGATTGTCCTCGTCGGGTTGGGGGCTGCCGGGCTGACGTTGGCGACGAGCTGGGGCGGCACCACCTACCCGTGGGGATCGGCGACGATCATCGGGTTGTTCGCCAGCTCAGCATCGGCGCTTGCCGTTTTCGTGTGGGTGGAAAGCCGTGTGGCCGAGCCGATTTTGCCGACCCGGCTGTTCGGTAGTCCGGTGTTCACGGTGTGCTGCGTGCTGTCGTTCGTGGTCGGGTTTGCGATGTTGGGCGCGTTGACGTTCCTTCCGACCTATATGCAGTTCGTTGACGGCGTCTCGGCGACCACGTCGGGTCTGCGCACACTGCCGATGGTGGCGGGCATGCTGACCACCTCGATGGGAAGCGGTGTGCTGGTCGGCCGCACGGGCCGCTACAAGATCTTCCCGGTCGCCGGCACGGCGGTAATGGCAGTCGCATTCGCAATGATGTCGCGCATGAGCCCGTCGACACCGGCATGGCGGCAATCGCTTTACCTCGTCATCCTGGGGGCCGGCATCGGGCTGTCCATGCAGGTGCTGATCCTCATCGTGCAGAACACGTCGCGCTTTGAAGACCTCGGTGTCGCCACGTCGGGGGTGACGTTCTTCCGCACGATCGGCAGTTCGTTCGGTGCCGCGATATTCGGTTCGCTGTTTACCAACTTCCTGCACAGTCGCATCGGCCCGGCACTGGCGGCAAGCCGCGCGCCAGCCGCCGCGGCGAGTTCACCGGAAGCTTTGCACCGTCTGCCTCGCGACACAGCCATCCCGATCGTGGCGGCCTACGCCGCGTCGCTCACGCAGGTGTTCCTCTGGGCGGTGCCCGTCGCGGTGGTCGGGTTGCTCCTGGCGCTTCTTCTCAAAGAGGTTCCGTTGCGGGATATCGGCAACCGCGCCGCCGACATCGGCGATGGGTTCGCCATGCCGACTACGCAGACGCCGGATGAAATGCTCGAGACGGCGATTGGGCGCCTGCTGCGCCGTGGTGCGCCCGGCATGCGGCTGCGCAGCATCGCCATGCGACCCGATTGCCGGCTCGACGTCGCCGAGCTGTGGGCCCTGCTGCAAATCCACCGGCATACGCGGGTTTTCGGCACAGCCCGGTTGACTGACATCGGCGACCAACTCGGCGTTCCCTACGAGGTCTTCGAACCCGTCTTCGACCGCTTGGTTCGCACCGGCTACGCCGGGCGCGACATCGACCGCTTGTGGCTCACCGCCCGGGGTGCCCGGGAAGTCGGGTTCGTCACCACGCTGATCCGAGAGTGGATCGTCGACAAGCTCACCCGGGCTGCGAGCTTCGACGGGCGCCCGGACCGAGCCCAGATCGAAGCCGCGCTCGACCGCATCGCGCGCCGGATTGTCACACAACGGGTTTGGCCCGACGACCGTCGAGAACTGGCCGGTGTGGCGACCGAGAAGCTTCCAATATCGACGCCGGGCGTACCATCTCGCCATGAGCCGAATCGGAACATTCGCTGA
- a CDS encoding cytochrome P450 — protein MRQRLHWLVLHGFVRAVAWLGARRGDPQARLIADPAVKADPVPFYEELRPRGPLVPGRIGYLTVDHAVAQEVLRSEDFRVLSLGSNLPAPLRSLERRFRDDLLHPLRPPSLLSVEPPEHTRYRKLVSSVFTPRAVAALRDAVEQTAAALLDGLADQRGVVDIVDRYCSQLPIAIISDILGVPDSDRGRVLAFGELAAPSLDFGLTWPQYRQVQRGIAGFNRWLAEHLRQLRRTPGEDLMSQLIQAAETGDGETHLTETELQAIAGLVLAAGFETTVNLLGNGIRMLLDAPHQLTRLRECPQLWPNAAEEILRLDSPVQLTARVARSDTVLAGTKISRGEMVVIYLAAANRDPAVFTDPHRFDVERPNANRHLAFSGGRHFCLGAALARAEGEVGLQTFFDRFPDVRAAGAGSRRDTRVLRGWSMLPVALGPARSLAAAD, from the coding sequence TTGAGGCAGAGGCTGCACTGGCTGGTCCTGCATGGGTTCGTGCGCGCCGTCGCGTGGCTAGGTGCGCGACGTGGCGACCCGCAGGCCCGGCTGATCGCCGACCCGGCGGTCAAGGCCGACCCGGTGCCGTTCTACGAAGAACTTCGGCCGCGTGGCCCGTTGGTGCCAGGGCGCATCGGTTACCTGACGGTGGATCACGCGGTCGCGCAAGAAGTGCTGCGCTCCGAAGACTTCCGGGTGCTCTCGCTGGGGTCGAATTTGCCGGCGCCGCTGCGCAGTCTGGAGCGCCGCTTCCGCGACGACCTGCTGCATCCGCTGCGGCCGCCGTCACTGCTGTCCGTGGAGCCGCCAGAGCACACCCGCTACCGCAAGTTGGTGTCGTCGGTTTTCACACCCAGAGCGGTCGCGGCTTTGCGGGATGCAGTCGAGCAGACAGCGGCCGCCTTGCTCGACGGCCTAGCCGACCAGCGGGGAGTTGTCGACATCGTCGACCGGTATTGCTCGCAGCTTCCGATCGCCATCATCAGCGACATCCTCGGGGTGCCCGACAGCGACCGCGGCCGCGTCCTGGCGTTTGGTGAACTCGCAGCTCCCAGCTTGGATTTCGGGTTGACATGGCCGCAATACCGGCAGGTGCAGCGCGGGATCGCCGGATTCAACCGCTGGCTGGCCGAGCATCTTCGGCAATTGCGGCGCACGCCCGGCGAGGACCTGATGAGTCAACTCATCCAAGCTGCCGAAACCGGAGACGGGGAAACACATTTGACGGAGACGGAGCTGCAGGCCATCGCGGGGTTGGTATTGGCTGCTGGTTTCGAGACGACGGTTAACTTGCTGGGCAACGGGATTCGGATGTTGCTGGATGCGCCGCACCAGCTGACCAGGTTGCGTGAGTGCCCGCAGTTGTGGCCGAACGCGGCCGAGGAGATCCTGCGCTTGGATTCGCCCGTTCAACTCACCGCGCGGGTAGCCCGCAGCGACACCGTGCTGGCAGGTACCAAGATCAGCCGCGGCGAGATGGTGGTGATCTACCTGGCCGCGGCAAATCGCGATCCCGCCGTGTTCACCGATCCGCACCGCTTCGACGTGGAACGGCCCAACGCCAACCGGCATCTGGCGTTTTCCGGGGGTCGACATTTCTGTCTCGGCGCCGCGCTGGCCCGTGCCGAGGGCGAGGTGGGGTTGCAGACGTTCTTCGACCGCTTTCCCGACGTGCGGGCTGCGGGCGCCGGAAGCCGGCGCGACACGCGGGTGCTGCGGGGCTGGTCGATGCTGCCGGTGGCGCTTGGGCCGGCCAGGTCACTGGCCGCCGCGGACTGA
- a CDS encoding SDR family oxidoreductase produces the protein MKSVFITGAGSGMGREGAKVFHARGWRVGAIDRNPQGLTSLSQQLGDERLWTRAVDVTDKAAFDAAVADFCAGNPGDGLDMMWNNAGVGESGWFEDVPYDAAMRVVEVNFKAVLTGAYAALPHLKKSTGSLMFSTSSSSATYGMPQLAVYSATKHAVKGLTEALSVEWQRHGVRVADVLPGLIDTAILTSTPSHSDAGVQVRSVEEIRAVAPKKGMFRLMPASSVAEAAWQAYHHPTRLHWYVPKSIRWIDRLKAVSPELVRRRITKALPALIRDRQ, from the coding sequence GTGAAATCAGTCTTCATTACCGGCGCCGGCAGCGGCATGGGCCGCGAAGGCGCAAAAGTCTTCCACGCCAGGGGGTGGCGGGTCGGCGCGATCGACCGTAACCCGCAGGGCCTTACCTCGCTGAGCCAGCAGCTCGGTGACGAGCGGCTCTGGACCCGCGCCGTCGACGTCACCGACAAGGCCGCTTTCGACGCCGCCGTGGCGGATTTCTGCGCAGGCAATCCCGGCGATGGCCTGGACATGATGTGGAACAACGCCGGCGTCGGTGAATCGGGCTGGTTCGAGGACGTGCCCTACGACGCCGCCATGCGTGTCGTCGAGGTGAACTTCAAGGCGGTGCTGACCGGCGCTTACGCGGCACTACCCCACCTCAAGAAATCGACTGGCAGCCTGATGTTTTCGACGTCATCGTCGTCGGCCACCTACGGCATGCCACAGCTGGCGGTTTACTCGGCCACCAAGCACGCGGTGAAGGGGCTGACCGAAGCGCTGAGCGTGGAATGGCAGCGACATGGAGTGCGGGTCGCCGACGTGCTGCCCGGTCTGATCGATACGGCGATCCTTACATCGACGCCATCTCACTCCGACGCGGGCGTGCAGGTGCGATCCGTGGAGGAGATTCGCGCCGTCGCCCCCAAGAAGGGCATGTTCCGGTTGATGCCCGCCAGCAGCGTGGCCGAGGCGGCGTGGCAGGCCTATCACCATCCGACCCGGTTGCATTGGTATGTGCCGAAAAGCATTCGGTGGATCGACCGGCTCAAAGCTGTGAGCCCCGAGTTGGTTCGGCGCCGCATCACCAAAGCATTGCCGGCCCTCATCCGCGACCGGCAGTAG
- a CDS encoding amidohydrolase family protein, protein MSVPTATALSQHIADVPLIDQHVHGCWLTAGDRQRFENALNEANTEPITYSGFDSQLGFAVRAYCAPLLGLPRHVDAHTYWERRREFAEAEVARVFLRGANVTDWLVDTGFAEGVAGVDEFAAACGGRVHEVVRLEQVAEQAAQAPGDYAAAFEEILHRRAATAAGTKSILAYRGGFDGDLTEPPAAHVAEAAERWRDSGGVRLRDRVLLRFGLHQALRLGKPLQFHVGFGDRDCDLHKTNPLYLLDFLRKSGDTPIVLLHCYPYEREAGYLAQAFNNVYVDGGLSINYLGARAPAFIARLLEMAPFSRVVYSSDGFGPAELHFLGATLWRKGIHRALQQFVDAGDWSEADAIRVVDLIARDNAARIYRVD, encoded by the coding sequence ATGAGCGTGCCGACGGCTACGGCCCTGTCGCAGCACATCGCCGACGTTCCGCTGATCGATCAGCATGTCCACGGCTGCTGGTTGACGGCCGGGGACCGGCAGCGCTTTGAAAACGCGCTCAACGAGGCCAACACCGAACCGATTACATACTCTGGGTTCGACTCTCAACTGGGTTTCGCGGTGCGCGCGTACTGTGCACCACTCCTGGGGCTGCCCCGACACGTCGACGCCCACACGTATTGGGAACGCCGCCGCGAATTCGCCGAGGCCGAGGTGGCCCGCGTGTTTCTGCGTGGTGCCAACGTCACCGACTGGCTGGTCGACACCGGATTCGCCGAGGGTGTCGCCGGTGTCGACGAGTTCGCTGCAGCCTGCGGTGGACGCGTCCACGAGGTGGTTCGCCTCGAGCAGGTGGCCGAGCAGGCCGCACAGGCACCCGGCGATTATGCCGCGGCATTCGAGGAGATCCTGCATCGACGAGCCGCCACCGCGGCGGGCACCAAATCGATTCTGGCTTACCGCGGCGGGTTCGACGGCGATCTGACCGAACCACCGGCCGCGCACGTCGCCGAGGCCGCCGAGCGGTGGCGGGACAGCGGTGGGGTCCGGCTACGCGACCGGGTGCTGCTGCGTTTCGGGCTGCATCAGGCTCTGCGGCTCGGTAAGCCGCTGCAATTCCATGTCGGATTCGGCGACCGGGACTGCGATTTGCACAAGACCAACCCGTTGTATCTGCTGGACTTTCTGCGGAAGTCGGGGGATACCCCGATCGTGCTGCTGCACTGCTATCCCTACGAACGCGAAGCCGGCTATTTGGCGCAGGCATTTAACAACGTCTATGTCGACGGTGGATTGAGCATCAACTATCTGGGCGCGCGGGCTCCGGCGTTCATCGCCAGGCTGCTGGAGATGGCACCGTTTAGCCGGGTTGTGTACTCGTCGGACGGGTTCGGGCCCGCCGAGCTGCACTTCCTGGGTGCGACGTTGTGGCGCAAGGGGATTCATCGAGCACTGCAGCAGTTCGTCGACGCCGGCGACTGGAGCGAGGCCGACGCCATCCGGGTGGTGGACCTCATCGCCCGCGACAATGCGGCGCGCATCTACCGCGTGGATTAG
- a CDS encoding carboxymuconolactone decarboxylase family protein, producing MSRIGTFADDDLAGWIAKSPQLGGAIAAFSDAVYHHSRLPLRTRELARIVIAHNNECAVCINTRDADGPAAGVDEELYQHARQWRSWPGYTEQERLAAEFAHRFATEHTVLRDDEDFWARCREHFSEELLADLALSCALWLGMGRVLRTLDIAQSCKLTLPSRA from the coding sequence ATGAGCCGAATCGGAACATTCGCTGACGACGACCTGGCCGGCTGGATCGCGAAATCCCCGCAACTCGGTGGTGCGATCGCCGCATTCAGCGACGCGGTTTACCACCACAGCAGGCTGCCGCTGCGCACGCGCGAACTTGCGCGAATCGTGATCGCCCACAACAACGAATGCGCGGTCTGCATCAACACCCGTGACGCCGACGGGCCCGCGGCCGGTGTCGACGAAGAGCTCTACCAGCACGCCCGGCAGTGGCGCAGCTGGCCGGGCTACACCGAGCAGGAGCGACTGGCAGCCGAGTTCGCGCACCGATTCGCCACCGAACACACCGTACTGCGGGACGACGAAGACTTCTGGGCCCGCTGCCGCGAGCACTTCTCCGAGGAACTGCTCGCCGACCTGGCGTTGTCGTGTGCGCTGTGGCTGGGCATGGGACGGGTGCTGCGGACCCTGGATATCGCGCAGAGCTGCAAACTCACCCTGCCCAGCCGGGCCTGA